A genomic window from Stigmatopora argus isolate UIUO_Sarg chromosome 13, RoL_Sarg_1.0, whole genome shotgun sequence includes:
- the stx19 gene encoding syntaxin-19, which produces MRDRLKELLERTQEFPDSGSISSTPVSEEEDDTDKSTVLGVITPEAVLFEEEPLIDNFLSEVHQMRNDIVALEIEVLKFSQQQKMLVATMRRFSIMKKESSITKDIKLQAESLHRRLDKLSKQVQKTEEQHGSIAVRTRIQRSQHAAVYLKFQQVMRQYNEGLLTKQGRCKDFIIRQLEVSGKDITEEEVNEMVATGKWEVFNENLLNDAKITRSQLSEIELRHKELLSLENNMMELKDLFMEIFMLVEEQGTQMEHIQTNVERTQDYVAASNEKFKLAARYKKKNPLRQLCCCCCPPWKCCF; this is translated from the exons ATGAGAGACCGCTTGAAAGAGTTACTGGAGAGAACCCAGGAGTTTCCTGATTCAGGAAGCATAAGTTCTACCCCTGTGTCTGAGGAGGAAGATGACACTGACAAGTCCACGGTTCTCGGAGTCATAACACCCGAGGCTGTTTTATTTGAGGAGGAGCCACTCATTGACAATTTCCTGTCGGAAGTTCACCAAATGCGAAATGATATTGTTGCGCTGGAAATCGAG GTCCTTAAATTTAGCCAACAACAAAAGATGTTGGTTGCAACTATGCGGCGCTTCAGTATAATGAAAAAAGAGAGCAGCATAACAAAAGACATCAAGCTCCAAGCTGAGAGCCTCCACCGACGTCTGGACAAGCTTTCCAAACAAGTGCAAAAAACAGAAGAGCAGCACGGTTCTATTGCTGTTCGAACAAGAATACAACGCTCCCAGCATGCAGCAGTTTACCTCAAATTCCAGCAG GTAATGCGGCAGTATAATGAAGGGCTGTTGACCAAGCAGGGGCGCTGCAAGGACTTCATTATACGGCAGCTAGAAGTCTCAGGAAAAGATATTACGGAAGAGGAGGTAAATGAGATGGTTGCTACTGGAAAATGGGAAGTCTTCAATGAAAACCTGCTAAATGATGCCAAAATCACTCGGTCCCAACTGTCAGAGATTGAACTGAGGCACAAG GAATTGTTAAGCCTTGAAAACAACATGATGGAGTTGAAGGATCTCTTCATGGAAATTTTTATGTTGGTGGAGGAACAAGGGACCCAGATGGAGCACATCCAGACCAATGTGGAACGGACCCAAGATTATGTGGCAGCCTCTAATGAGAAGTTCAAGTTAGCCGCcaggtacaaaaaaaagaaccctCTTCGTCAgctctgctgctgctgttgcccTCCATGGAAATGCTGCTTTTAA